The Silene latifolia isolate original U9 population chromosome Y, ASM4854445v1, whole genome shotgun sequence sequence gatacctccatttgggagattaatgaaccattgtaatgctgctccggtcagggttgtaccaaagcctttacacatgcagacctgcctgagttcactgggtattgaggcagccaacatcttctgtttgaatatggcaacgtgattttgtgaatcagaggtcccatcataagttctcatggatggaacggtaaatttcttggggagatcaatctttgcaatttcatttgcaaagggtgaatctacaaagctgtcaacttctacctcagccacagggtctggtactccaggtatattttctattttgttgtggagtttttgaatttcctgaagcatagccatcattattgctgcttcagtcttGTTTGTTTCATCTTTGGAAATGAttggggtaccggataatgtatccttctccggggttccaaaattggaaaagtcaatgtttttgataatggatgagaatggggttcctggctcgaatctggtcttggagcctgaagcatgattttccaattttttcctcaggctagactcagattccttcagcctattgatttctgcttctgcttgggctgccttctcttgaattgcctccaattctttgattttagccagggcagccgctaattgttgttctggagtgagttccaccatttttgtatgtgaatattaaatggagaatggtaaaaggaattttttgattaaagaactagatggcccacggtgggcgccaattgttttagcaggattttcctgaatgaatccggcctgattagagagtaatttgggtatctagttctatatgtttGGAAAAGATTAACGAGTAAATAATAAGAAAAGACTAAGTATAGAGAATATTGCTTATATTATATGGATAAGTTGAGTACAAATTAGTGTATACGATCGAATATTTGGGAAGTAATGAGAGGAAAAATGTAGAATAACTAAGGAGTAATCGATCCCCGATTATCTAGTTAcaaatgctatttatagttctctaAATATTAACGTTACAATGATTTCAACCTCTTTCCCAATTGTAGGagctgttgccggattaatagggcatgctccctattaatTCGCTTGACTTATTCTACTCTTAACCAATCTTCAGCTTTTTCTCCTTTACCCGTCTTGATTCATGGATGATATAGTCttatagttggacttggtcttccttgagaataggacacgatTATTCATTCCCAACAACTGCTTTTCTTGTTTATTttcttaatccagcctgttttAATGCCCTACCAGGCTATTCTGCatttaccatcaggcttctcttccaggatttagtagcctgcttgctataatattcttcaatagctaaatagtagttagatttgtccggtctcttgttgcctcaatcagcctagtaaggtcaggccaggttagagtcagaccaggctaaactgggcctaacaataaCTTTATAATTAAATAGAAAAAGTAAATAGCCAAGTCTCAAAACATCTATGTTCTGATTTGCAGAGTAAGATATGGTTgtaaattttacaagttttgaaCTTCAGAGAGTTAGTCAACGAGCACAAGATTATTGTGTTCTATccaatattttaattattgtgaagAGTTACATTACCCTTTTCTATCGGTTGTCTCCCGCCGGCTATATAAATTTAATGTCAAATAATTTTTTCGAGGGTTTGAAGTTTGAACCTCAAACATGTGATTAAAAAAGAAGAATACGAGATCTTCTTCCACCACTACAAGAGAGAATGGATTCATCTAATGAAAGCAAATGTATTGGTATGACAAGTAACTAGGGGACATACAAACATATCACAGTTTAACATCCAGTATTTTTTTATCATGGATTTGTTATATAGATATTAGATCACATATAGTGATTGTCGTATAGTAGATGCCTTACATAGTCATCGTCCACAAATAAGTGCTCAAAGATACCGGTAGGGCTGTTTATAAACTAGATCGGATCGGTAACTCTACAAATAAGTGCTCATAGACACCGTAAACCGGATATAGGGGTGTTTAAGGCCATGGGCAACCACAGGCGGCGGAACCAGGCCTCCGGTTTTGGCTACCGAATTTACAAGCTTTATTGATGAAATTCAATACAAACATCGACAATAGTACACGTGTACATTCATGTTTGGGGCCTCATTTTTTTGTGGTGCACCGGACCTCTATTTATTTTAAGATGCCCTAAACGGGCAATAACCAACGTTAAAAATATTGGTACTCTCCATTCATATGGTTCtttattttgtatatatttttttagGAATATTTTAATCAAGTGTAAAGTATCAAATGAATTGGAGGAAGTTTATGAAAATTTGGATAATAGCAAATAATAAtactaaaaacacaaaaactcaATCAAATAGTAGTAAtaaataatctaataataataattttggtTAGCGATATCGAGTAATTTCAATTTCTGAGCATGGTAAAGAGGATGATGTTGGTCAAACTCAGGAACCGGCATCTCTTCTTCGCCCCTACAATATGAATGAGGTTATAGAGTCCATTATGGAGGAAGATTCTGACGAGGACTGGAAGGAAGTATCGAGGAGGGACAAGTCACCAGGTTCTGATTCACCGACTTCATCTAGGGTAAGTGGTCTTCAACTCACTGATTCTGATGTTAAGGATGTGCTAGAATACTGGTTGACGGCTGTTTTCTGTTATGTCTTGGGGGCTAATCTTCCGTGGAAGGTAATAGATGGTTTTGTGAAACGAATTTGGAGCTATACTGAGATTGATAAAATTGCGTTTCATTCTAATGGGATATTCATGGTTAGATTCAAAACTGAAGCAATGAAACTTAGGGTTTTGTAGGCGGGGCCAATCTTCTTTGATAACAAACCAGTAGTTGTCAAGGAATGGACTCCGTCGGCTAAACTGGTCAGGGAAGCTGTGGATGTAGTTCCCATTTGGATTAGGTTTTATGGATTACCCTTAAAGTTTTGGGGGAATGCTCTTAAGAAGATTGTCAACCTTGTAGGAGTCCCGATTACATGTGATAGTAATACTCAGTTGAAGGCATTTTTAGGTTATGCCCGTGTAATGGTTGAAGTAACAGTTGGGGTGGACCTACCTGATGTTTTGGAATTTTAGGATGAGTTGGGTAACCATCATAGACAAATTATTCACTATGAATGGAAGCCTACCAAATGCACTGAGTATAAGATTATGGGGCATTTAGCTCATGATTGCAGGAAGAAAAATAACACACAGAAAGGACCTCCACAGGGAAGGAAAGTATGGATGCCTAAGAAAACTACATAACCTGTTCCCAAACCTGTGAACTCTCAGCAAGTTGTGGCTGTTTCTACTGGCCAGTCTATTGTGAAGAAAAGGGGTTCAGATTTGGGTAATGGGAAAGGGGCCTATGTTACTCCAATGCCTTTTCAATCTATTTTCTCCCCTGGTAGGATCATTACTCAGATGACTAGACAAGGGGGATAGGAGTTGGGAGTAATAGGAGAACATTTCTTGAAGTGGTTGAACGTTCTATCCAGATTAGGGAGGTTTGTGACCTTGAAAAGGAGTATGATCTCAACCTAATTGAGAATGGGTAGCATTGGGTTTTGGAATGTTAGGAGGTTTAATATTGGGAATAAGCAGTCTGATGTTAGAAGATTTTTGCATTTGAATAATGTAGGTTTCTTTAGTATTTTAGAAACTAGAGTTAGAAGGAATTCCATTAATGAAGTGCACAATGGTTTAGGGATGAATTGGTCTATGGTTAACAATATTGATCCTCATGAGGGGGCAGAATTTGGCTTGTATGGGATCCAATGAATTATAAGGTAGAGATTATTAGTAGTCAAGCTCAGGTGATTCACACTAGGGTCACTTTCTTGCCTACTGGAGTTCAATGGTGGGCCTCTATTGTGTATGTGTTCAACAGGATTGCTGAAAGAGTGTCTCTATGGGAGTCTCTTAATCATATGTCTGCTGTGGTGAATGGTCCTTGGATGGTCATGGGAGATTTTAATAATGTGTTGGCAATGAATGAGAGAATTGGGTCTGAAATTACTATTGCAGAGTCGAGGGGTTTTCAGGATTGTGTTGCTAATCGTGGTCTGATGGACACTCCTGCACAGGAGGCATTCTTCATATGGAATAATAAGCATGATGTTGGGGACATGGTGTTTAGTAGGATTGGCATGGTTTTGATTAATGATGAGTGGCTAGCTCAATTCCCTGCAGCTAACACTATTTTTCACCCTGAAGGGTTATATGACCATTGCCCTTGTACTATCACTCTTTGGCCTGCACCTGAGAGAAGCAAAGGTTGCTTTAAGTTTTTTTACATGTGGGGAAAAGATGCAGAATTCTTGCCCACTGTCAAAAGTATTTGGGAAACTCAGATTGAAGGTTATACCATGTTTCAAATTGTTAAGAAACTCAAAGCTCTTAAATCTCCTTTAAAAGCCCTGAATAAATCCAGCTTTGCAAATGTTGAAATATCAGCTAAGGTGGCCTTACTTCATTTACATGAGATTCAAAAGAAACTCCATACTGCTTCCACTAATGTTGATTTACAGGCTGCTGAGAAAGTGGCTGCCTGTGCTTATAGGGAGTTGGATGCTGCTTGGAGAAGTTTTCTTAGTCAAAAAGCAAAGGTTCATTGGATGAGTGATGGGGATGATAACTCTACTTACTCCATAGTGTGATGAAAGCTAGAAGGCTTCAGAACAGAATTTTGTGCATCCAGGATAGGCATGGGGTTACACACACCACTGTTGACAATATTGAGGTGGCTTTTCATGATTACTATAAACAGTTGCTAGGGTCTAGCAAAGTtgtaagggatgtgcacattccTACTATCAGGCAAGGGAAGGTTGTCAGTGTGGATCAAGCTAACTATATGATCAGAGCTGTTACTGATGATGAGATTCAGGAGGCTCTCTTCTCTATTCCTGCTAATAAAGCTCCTGGCCTAGATGGCTACTCCTCTCAGTTTTTTAAAGATTCTTATAGTATTGTTGGTAAGGACATTGTTAAGGCTGTCAGGGAGTTTTTTGCATCAGGTAAACTTCTGAAGCAAATTAATTCTACAACTTTGACCCTTATCCCTAAAAAAGATAGACCTATTAGTGTGGCAGATTTCAGACCCATTGCCTGTTGTAATGTCATCTACAAGACCATTTCTAAGGTGATTTGCAATAGGATTGCTAGTGTGCTACCTGAGATAATAAGTGCTAATTAAAGTGCTTTTATTAAAGGTAGGAAAATAGTGGATAACATACTTATTTGTCAAGACTTAGTAAGGCTGTATAATAGGAAGTCCTGTTCCCCTAGATGCATCATGAAAATAGACCTCAAAAAAGCCTATGATTCAATTGAGTGGCAATTTATTGAGCAAATGTTGACTGCCCTAAGGTTTCCTTCCCAGATGATCAGATGGATTATGGTGTGTGTTTCCTCTCCCTAGTTTACTTTATCTCTTAATGGGTCAAGTTTTGGCTATTTCCAAGGGAAGAGAGGTATTAGACAAGGTGACCCCATGTCTCCATTGTTATTTACCATTTGCATGGAGTATTTGAGTAGAGTCCTCTCTGTTGTGACTGATAAGATGGACTTCAATTTCCACCCTCTTTGCAGAGCTATGAAGTTAAGTCATCTTTATTTTGCAGATGACTTACTCATGTTTTGTAGGGGGACAGAGAATCTATTAAAGTGATTTTAGAAGTTTTTTCTACATTCTCTAATGCTTTTGGATTGGAGATGAACTGTGATAAGTCCAATATTTATTTCAATGGGATTTGTCAAGCTGAGGTGGACTATGTGTTGAGGGTTTCTGGGTTCAAGGAAGGACAATTTCCTTTTAAGTATCTTAGGATACCCATCACCTATAAACATATGGCTATTGGGGACTGTACTAGATTGGTTGAAAAGGTGGTTGCTAAAATTAGAGGATGGGGGGTGCTAAGAATCTTAGTTACACTGGAAGACTTGTCCTGGTTCAGAGTCTGCTGTCACAGCTACATGTGTATTGGTCTAGGATCTTTATTATtatagatacctcgtttctacaccttccgccaaccacccagtgattattgggccgcatgtttggtacgcatgacgatttatgacagttcataagtttatcataaagtgatagctcaaacacttgtgtctacctctttgtcgtcatctacgcgcctatacggtcgttttgacagtaagtagacttcatttggagtccgggtcaaaaaccgcttcattttctaagaaaccgtttaaaatgccgagtcggaatgctctagaatattccggatatttattccataaattaaatttatatcttttggtaaaatatatcccgtatatcatattttaaggaataaggaagtatagatcttccgcaattccataacagaaacgcggaaatctttcctccgcaggaggaaacctctggggaaatgacgcagcagatgctgcacctcttggaaggatcgcagcagctgctgcgcctcttctccagctcgTTTTCGCTGTTTACAgaatttttccgtgatttctttataaagtttgagtcattccaaaaCTATTCAcattgtttagtataaatagagacctccggtctcacatatttttcacgcgagtgtccgcccttcttttctccctttgcattctagaccgtgctctaagctttcgatgcctacgtgcttgatcaatcgaccacgtaagctcaaatcattctgagctccagtcacgttgcatgaccgatcaatttgaccactacacatcaatcaatcaattaatctaaaattctccaacgagggcactttctaaatacgttcgagtcgagcaatcactaacgttaacttagttaatcacGTTtcttcaaacatgtaagtctgagggtgtaaatcctataattttttattgtatttttatttttgcatcaattaatgtaagattcacgtcaaaaatacatttaaaactgattttaaaaacctttattacaaactgtttttacgaaacaacagttaccagacgtcgagaagaaacgcagcagcagctgcgcctcttcgaagggtcgcaggacctactgtgcctcttccagaggctgtcgctgcttctgctcttcttcttcttcttccttgggtTTCTGGGGTTTTGTCcttttcatcttatttttcttattttgtttcACTCCTTTGTATATAAACCATGTTTTGATCACTCCTTTCAATTTTAAAGTTATATTTtcaac is a genomic window containing:
- the LOC141630212 gene encoding uncharacterized protein LOC141630212, producing the protein MNYKVEIISSQAQVIHTRVTFLPTGVQWWASIVYVFNRIAERVSLWESLNHMSAVVNGPWMVMGDFNNVLAMNERIGSEITIAESRGFQDCVANRGLMDTPAQEAFFIWNNKHDVGDMVFSRIGMVLINDEWLAQFPAANTIFHPEGLYDHCPCTITLWPAPERSKGCFKFFYMWGKDAEFLPTVKSIWETQIEGYTMFQIVKKLKALKSPLKALNKSSFANVEISAKVALLHLHEIQKKLHTASTNVDLQAAEKVAACAYRELDAAWRSFLSQKAKVHWMSDGDDNSTYSIV